In a single window of the Pandoraea pulmonicola genome:
- a CDS encoding enoyl-CoA hydratase/isomerase family protein: MQLDTLKLDVDRHIATVKLNRPDVRNAFNETVIEELTGAFRALGANDDVRAIVLAAEGVAFCAGADLNWMKKMAGYSDAENRADAMTLAVMLNTIYRCPKPVIARVQGDTYAGGVGLAAVADIVVAVDTAHFCLSEARLGLIPATIGPYVIRALGEAASRRYFLTAERFTAATAQRHGLVHEVVPADALDATVQALAKALGENSPNAVKECKRLVQDFASRAIDDAAIADTAERIAKIRASNEGREGVRSFLEKRTPSWRDAS, from the coding sequence ATGCAACTCGATACGCTCAAACTCGACGTCGACCGCCATATCGCCACCGTCAAGCTCAATCGTCCGGACGTGCGCAACGCGTTCAACGAGACGGTCATCGAAGAGCTGACCGGCGCGTTTCGCGCGCTCGGCGCGAACGACGACGTGCGCGCCATCGTGCTCGCGGCCGAAGGCGTGGCCTTCTGCGCCGGCGCCGATCTGAACTGGATGAAAAAGATGGCCGGGTACTCGGACGCCGAGAACCGCGCCGACGCGATGACGCTCGCGGTCATGCTCAACACCATCTACCGCTGCCCGAAGCCGGTGATCGCCCGCGTGCAGGGCGACACCTATGCCGGCGGCGTGGGGCTGGCGGCCGTGGCCGACATCGTGGTGGCCGTCGACACCGCGCATTTCTGCCTGTCCGAAGCGCGCCTAGGCCTGATTCCCGCGACGATCGGCCCGTACGTCATCCGCGCGCTGGGCGAAGCCGCCTCGCGTCGCTACTTCCTCACGGCCGAACGCTTCACGGCGGCGACAGCGCAGCGCCACGGCCTGGTGCACGAAGTCGTGCCCGCCGATGCGCTCGACGCGACCGTGCAGGCACTCGCCAAGGCGCTCGGGGAGAACAGCCCGAACGCTGTGAAGGAATGCAAGCGTCTCGTGCAGGACTTCGCGAGCCGCGCCATCGACGATGCAGCCATCGCCGACACGGCCGAGCGCATCGCGAAGATCCGCGCGTCGAACGAAGGCCGCGAAGGCGTGCGCTCGTTCCTCGAAAAGCGCACGCCGTCGTGGCGCGACGCCTCCTGA
- a CDS encoding carboxyl transferase domain-containing protein yields MPILDSKLNPRGEDFARNAATMQTLVDDLRARVAQLAGGGGEAARKKHIARGKLLPRERVQQLLDPGSPFLELSQLAAIGMYHDDAPGAGIITGIGRVSGQECVIVCNDATVKGGTYYPMTVKKHLRAQEIAEQNHLPCIYLVDSGGANLPNQDDVFPDRDHFGRIFYNQAQMSAQGIPQIAVVMGSCTAGGAYVPAMSDESIIVKEQGTIFLGGPPLVKAATGEEVSAEDLGGADVHTRLSGVADHFAMNDAHALSIARGIAANLNRRKPATVSVRPPVEPKYDARELYGVIPADTKKPFDVREVIARLVDGSEFDEFKARYGTTLVCGFAHLWGYPVGIVANNGILFSESAQKGAHFIELCCQRKIPLIFLQNITGFMVGRKYENEGIAKHGAKMVTAVATANVPKFTVIIGGSFGAGNYGMCGRAYSPRFLWMWPNARISVMGGEQAASVLATVKRDGIEAKGGSWSADEEDAFKQPIRDQYERQGHPYYASARLWDDGVIDPADTRTVLGLGLSAALNAPIPDTRFGLFRM; encoded by the coding sequence ATGCCGATTCTCGACAGCAAACTCAACCCGCGCGGCGAAGACTTTGCGCGCAACGCGGCCACGATGCAGACCCTGGTCGACGACCTGCGCGCGCGCGTTGCGCAACTCGCCGGTGGCGGCGGTGAGGCCGCCCGCAAGAAGCACATCGCGCGCGGCAAGCTGCTGCCGCGCGAGCGCGTGCAGCAACTGCTCGACCCGGGCTCGCCGTTCCTCGAACTCTCGCAGCTCGCCGCGATCGGCATGTATCACGACGATGCCCCGGGCGCTGGCATCATCACGGGCATCGGACGCGTGTCCGGCCAGGAGTGCGTGATCGTGTGCAACGACGCCACGGTCAAGGGCGGCACCTATTACCCGATGACGGTCAAGAAGCACCTGCGCGCGCAGGAGATCGCCGAACAGAACCATCTGCCGTGCATCTATCTGGTGGATTCGGGCGGCGCGAACCTGCCGAACCAGGACGACGTGTTCCCCGACCGCGATCACTTCGGCCGCATCTTCTACAACCAGGCGCAGATGTCCGCCCAGGGCATTCCGCAGATCGCCGTGGTGATGGGTTCGTGCACGGCCGGCGGCGCCTATGTGCCGGCCATGAGCGACGAGTCGATCATCGTGAAGGAACAGGGCACGATTTTCCTCGGTGGCCCGCCGCTGGTGAAAGCCGCGACCGGCGAGGAAGTCAGCGCCGAGGACCTGGGCGGCGCCGACGTCCACACGCGACTCTCCGGCGTGGCCGATCACTTCGCGATGAACGACGCGCACGCGCTGTCCATCGCGCGCGGCATCGCGGCCAATCTCAACCGCCGCAAGCCGGCCACGGTGTCGGTCCGGCCGCCGGTCGAGCCGAAGTACGATGCGCGCGAACTCTACGGCGTGATTCCGGCCGACACGAAGAAACCGTTCGACGTGCGCGAAGTGATCGCGCGTCTGGTCGACGGCTCCGAGTTCGACGAGTTCAAGGCGCGCTACGGCACCACGCTCGTGTGCGGCTTCGCGCACCTGTGGGGCTATCCGGTCGGCATCGTGGCAAACAACGGCATCCTGTTCTCCGAGTCCGCGCAGAAGGGCGCGCACTTCATCGAACTGTGCTGCCAACGCAAGATTCCGCTGATCTTCCTGCAGAACATCACCGGCTTCATGGTCGGGCGCAAGTACGAGAACGAAGGCATTGCCAAGCATGGCGCGAAGATGGTCACGGCCGTGGCCACCGCCAACGTGCCGAAGTTCACGGTGATCATCGGCGGCTCGTTCGGCGCGGGCAACTACGGCATGTGCGGGCGCGCGTATTCGCCGCGCTTCCTGTGGATGTGGCCGAACGCGCGCATCTCGGTGATGGGCGGCGAACAGGCCGCGTCGGTGCTCGCGACCGTCAAGCGCGACGGCATCGAAGCGAAGGGCGGCTCGTGGAGCGCCGACGAGGAAGACGCCTTCAAGCAGCCGATCCGCGATCAGTACGAGCGTCAGGGGCATCCGTATTACGCGAGCGCCCGCCTGTGGGACGACGGCGTAATCGATCCGGCCGATACGCGCACGGTGCTCGGCCTCGGCCTCTCGGCTGCGCTCAACGCACCGATTCCGGACACGCGCTTCGGCCTGTTCCGCATGTAA
- a CDS encoding YchJ family protein: MARPDSSRPRAPENEREACPCGGLAFADCCGRYLEHGDIPPTAEALMRSRYTAFVRHDAPYLLDTWAARTRPAALDFADAPQWLGLQVKAHVQHDDTHAEVEFVARYKVGGRAHRLHERSRFERSNDGRWRYIDGDLFE, from the coding sequence ATGGCAAGACCCGACTCGTCGCGCCCCCGCGCACCGGAAAACGAACGCGAAGCGTGCCCCTGCGGCGGCCTCGCGTTCGCGGACTGCTGCGGTCGCTACCTGGAACACGGCGACATCCCGCCCACGGCCGAAGCGTTGATGCGCTCGCGCTACACGGCGTTCGTGCGTCACGACGCACCGTACCTGCTCGATACGTGGGCCGCTCGCACGCGCCCCGCCGCGCTCGACTTCGCCGACGCCCCGCAGTGGCTCGGCCTGCAAGTCAAGGCGCACGTGCAGCACGACGACACGCACGCCGAAGTGGAATTCGTCGCGCGCTACAAGGTCGGCGGCCGAGCGCACCGGCTGCACGAACGCAGCCGCTTCGAGCGCTCGAACGATGGACGCTGGCGCTACATCGACGGCGACCTGTTCGAATGA
- a CDS encoding 2-hydroxychromene-2-carboxylate isomerase → MTSAIDFYFDFASPYGYFASTCIDDIASKHGRGVAWHPILLDIVCKVNGTGVPMQHPIKTDYLRHDVERTARFHGIAYKRPSHFPIPTQCAERAVLWVQDHRGGDLSAEFAKSIFHALYVDDVNIGEPAELVRLGETLGIDGAALETGMHSPAAKDHLKAEIDLAMARGVFGSPFVIVDGEPFWGFDRFAQVEACLKNGRI, encoded by the coding sequence ATGACGTCCGCCATCGATTTTTATTTCGACTTCGCATCCCCGTATGGGTATTTCGCGAGCACCTGCATCGACGACATCGCCTCGAAGCATGGGCGCGGCGTCGCATGGCACCCGATCCTGCTCGACATCGTCTGCAAGGTGAACGGCACGGGTGTCCCGATGCAGCATCCGATCAAGACCGACTACCTGCGGCACGACGTGGAGCGCACCGCGCGCTTTCACGGCATCGCCTACAAGCGTCCGTCGCATTTCCCGATCCCGACGCAATGCGCCGAGCGCGCCGTGCTGTGGGTGCAGGACCATCGCGGCGGCGACCTGTCGGCCGAATTCGCGAAGTCGATCTTCCACGCGCTCTACGTCGACGACGTGAACATCGGCGAGCCGGCGGAACTGGTCAGGCTCGGCGAGACCCTCGGCATCGACGGCGCGGCGCTCGAGACCGGCATGCACTCGCCCGCCGCGAAGGACCACCTCAAGGCCGAAATCGATCTGGCGATGGCGCGCGGCGTGTTCGGCTCGCCGTTCGTGATCGTGGACGGCGAGCCGTTCTGGGGCTTCGATCGCTTCGCGCAAGTCGAAGCGTGCCTGAAGAACGGCAGGATCTGA
- a CDS encoding SDR family oxidoreductase has translation MKTALILGASRGIGMEFVRQYRDDGWRVIATARDENGLAALRELGAEPLKLDVTRIESVSGLPWQLDGEALDVAVYNAGVNSERTTGLAPVTQAEFDRVFHTNVLGAMQAAPLVLPFVETAGGTFGFLSSRMGSIALMESNASWLYRASKAAINSVVKAASLEAQRATCVAMHPGWVRTDMGGGNADIDVQTSVAGMRRVLARAPGERATHNGGFFNYDGSALAW, from the coding sequence ATGAAAACAGCCCTCATCCTCGGCGCATCGCGCGGTATCGGCATGGAGTTCGTACGCCAGTACCGCGACGACGGCTGGCGCGTCATCGCCACCGCGCGCGACGAGAATGGTCTGGCCGCGCTGCGCGAGCTGGGCGCGGAACCGCTCAAGCTCGACGTCACACGCATCGAATCCGTCTCGGGCCTGCCGTGGCAGCTCGACGGCGAGGCGCTCGACGTGGCGGTCTACAACGCAGGCGTGAATTCCGAGCGCACGACGGGCCTCGCGCCCGTCACGCAGGCGGAATTCGATCGCGTGTTCCACACGAACGTGCTCGGCGCCATGCAAGCCGCGCCGCTCGTGCTGCCGTTCGTGGAAACCGCGGGCGGCACGTTCGGCTTCCTGTCGAGCCGCATGGGCAGCATCGCGCTGATGGAATCGAACGCTAGTTGGCTGTATCGCGCGAGCAAGGCCGCCATCAATTCGGTGGTCAAGGCCGCCTCGCTCGAGGCACAGCGCGCCACGTGCGTGGCCATGCATCCGGGCTGGGTGCGCACCGACATGGGCGGCGGGAACGCCGATATCGACGTGCAGACGAGCGTGGCCGGCATGCGGCGCGTGCTCGCCCGCGCGCCGGGTGAGCGCGCCACGCACAACGGCGGGTTCTTCAACTACGACGGCAGTGCACTCGCCTGGTAA
- a CDS encoding acetyl-CoA C-acetyltransferase, whose product MQQDPIVIVSAARTPMGGLQGVFGEVAAPQLGAAAIRAAVERAGLKPEQVDEVVMGCVLPAGQGQAPARQAALGAGLPLGAGATTVNKMCGSGMRAAMFAHDMLAAGSADVIVAGGMESMSNAPYLLPKARAGMRMGHGQVIDHMFLDGLEDAYDKGRLMGTFAEECADRYAFTREAQDAFAIASLERAQNAAKDGSFDWEITAVTVPGRKGDTVVGQDEQPFKANPEKIPTLKAAFRKDGTVTAANSSSISDGAAALVLMRESTAKRLGLAPLARIAGHSTFAQQPGLFTTAPVGAMRKLFEKTGWSSNDVDLYEINEAFAVVTMAAMHEFNLPHEKVNIHGGACALGHPIGASGARILVTLIGALRKTGGKRGVASLCIGGGEATAMAIELV is encoded by the coding sequence ATGCAACAAGACCCGATCGTTATCGTTTCCGCCGCGCGCACGCCGATGGGCGGCCTGCAGGGAGTGTTCGGCGAGGTCGCCGCGCCGCAACTGGGCGCGGCCGCCATTCGCGCCGCCGTCGAGCGTGCCGGCCTCAAGCCGGAACAGGTCGATGAAGTCGTGATGGGCTGCGTGCTGCCCGCCGGCCAGGGACAGGCCCCCGCGCGTCAGGCCGCGCTCGGCGCGGGGCTGCCGCTCGGCGCTGGCGCCACCACCGTGAACAAGATGTGCGGCTCGGGCATGCGCGCCGCCATGTTCGCGCACGACATGCTCGCCGCCGGCAGCGCCGACGTGATCGTCGCCGGCGGCATGGAAAGCATGAGCAACGCGCCCTACCTGCTGCCCAAGGCCCGCGCCGGCATGCGCATGGGCCACGGCCAGGTCATCGACCATATGTTCCTCGACGGGCTGGAAGACGCCTACGACAAGGGCCGCCTGATGGGCACCTTCGCCGAAGAGTGCGCCGACCGCTACGCCTTCACGCGCGAAGCACAGGACGCCTTCGCCATCGCCTCGCTCGAGCGTGCGCAAAACGCCGCGAAAGACGGTTCGTTCGACTGGGAAATCACCGCCGTGACGGTGCCGGGCCGCAAGGGCGATACCGTGGTCGGGCAGGACGAACAACCGTTCAAGGCCAACCCCGAGAAGATTCCAACGCTCAAGGCCGCCTTCCGCAAGGACGGCACGGTCACCGCCGCCAATTCGTCGTCGATTTCCGACGGCGCCGCCGCGCTCGTGCTCATGCGCGAATCGACCGCCAAACGCCTGGGCCTCGCGCCACTCGCACGCATCGCCGGCCACAGCACGTTCGCGCAGCAGCCGGGGCTGTTCACGACCGCCCCGGTCGGCGCCATGCGCAAGCTGTTCGAGAAAACCGGCTGGTCGTCGAACGACGTCGACCTCTATGAAATCAACGAAGCCTTCGCCGTCGTCACGATGGCAGCGATGCACGAATTCAATCTGCCGCACGAGAAGGTGAACATCCACGGCGGCGCCTGCGCGCTCGGTCACCCGATCGGCGCCTCGGGCGCGCGCATCCTGGTCACGCTCATCGGTGCGCTGCGCAAGACCGGCGGCAAGCGCGGCGTGGCGAGTCTCTGCATCGGCGGCGGCGAGGCCACCGCGATGGCCATCGAACTCGTCTGA
- the can gene encoding carbonate dehydratase, which translates to MTEDKDQPLIHLLDNNRAWVASVNAEDPEFFERLAKQQAPEYLWIGCSDSRVPANQITGLAPGEVFVHRNIANVVVHSDLNCLSVLQFAVEVLKVRHIMVVGHYGCGGVGAALDGAKMGLVDNWLRHVRDVYERHIEQIDALPSREACHDRLCELNAIEQVVNICHTTVLRDAWARNQPVTVHGWVYGLRDGLVRDLRMSVNSLDALPRVYARCVAEIAELRHPRA; encoded by the coding sequence ATGACCGAAGACAAAGACCAACCTCTCATCCATCTGCTCGACAACAACCGCGCCTGGGTCGCCAGCGTGAACGCGGAGGATCCCGAGTTTTTCGAACGGCTGGCCAAGCAACAGGCGCCGGAATATCTCTGGATCGGCTGCTCGGATTCGCGCGTGCCCGCCAACCAGATCACCGGCCTGGCCCCGGGCGAGGTGTTCGTCCACCGCAATATCGCCAACGTGGTGGTGCACAGCGATCTGAACTGCCTGTCGGTTTTGCAATTCGCCGTCGAAGTCCTGAAGGTCCGCCACATCATGGTGGTCGGCCACTACGGCTGTGGCGGCGTGGGCGCCGCCCTCGACGGCGCGAAGATGGGCCTCGTCGACAACTGGCTGCGCCACGTGCGTGACGTCTACGAGCGCCACATCGAGCAGATCGACGCCCTGCCCTCGCGCGAAGCTTGCCATGATCGCCTGTGCGAGCTCAACGCCATCGAGCAGGTCGTCAATATCTGCCATACGACGGTTTTGCGCGACGCGTGGGCCCGCAACCAGCCCGTCACGGTGCACGGCTGGGTGTACGGCCTGCGCGACGGACTGGTGCGCGATCTGCGCATGTCGGTCAACAGCCTCGACGCCCTGCCGCGCGTCTATGCGCGCTGTGTCGCGGAGATAGCCGAATTGCGTCACCCACGCGCCTGA
- the aceK gene encoding bifunctional isocitrate dehydrogenase kinase/phosphatase — translation MNHFPKLLSSQFAFDVARTMLDGFDKHYRIFREVCVAAQACFEAGDFMGIQKLQRDRIAYYDERVRECIVTLEDEFDAQSLDDEVWRQVKLHYIGLLTEHRQPELAETFFNSVCCKILHRSYFNNRFIFVRPAVATEYIENDAPAARPTYRVYYPTQDGMAATLARIVTNFQLRRAFADLSRDVGYVMRAFEDAFGADFEPAPNFQIHVLSSLFFRNKAAYIVGRIVNGDTTTPLAISIMHDANGQLALDAALLRRDQLRVIFSFTHAYFMVDMEVPSAYVHFLRTIMPGKPKAEIYTSVGLQKHGKNLFYRDFLHHLKHSSDKFVLAPGIPGLVMLVFTLPSYPYVFKLIRERFAPPKETTREQVKAKYLMVKQHDRVGRMADTLEFSSVAFPLSRFDDALLAQLRAEVPSLLEVDGDALVIRHCYIERRMTPLNLWLQTATDAQVEHAMREYGNAVKELLAANIFPGDMLYKNFGVTRHGRVVFYDYDELEYLTDCHIRKVPEPRNEEEAMSGEVWYRVGPRDVFPQTFETFLTGDARVRRYLSQHHPDFFDPGLWQNYQDRVRAGQMHDFYPYDVSLRFVNRYGAGHGATAAMDATPPRAAAA, via the coding sequence ATGAATCACTTCCCGAAACTCCTGTCGTCGCAGTTTGCTTTCGACGTCGCCCGCACGATGCTGGACGGCTTCGACAAGCATTACCGCATCTTCCGCGAGGTGTGTGTCGCGGCGCAGGCCTGTTTCGAGGCGGGTGACTTCATGGGCATTCAGAAGCTCCAGCGCGATCGCATCGCCTATTACGACGAGCGCGTGCGCGAGTGCATCGTAACGCTGGAAGACGAGTTCGACGCACAATCGCTCGACGACGAGGTCTGGCGTCAGGTCAAGCTGCACTACATCGGCCTGCTCACGGAGCATCGCCAACCGGAGCTCGCGGAAACGTTCTTCAACTCCGTGTGCTGCAAGATCCTGCACCGCTCGTATTTCAACAATCGCTTTATCTTCGTGCGCCCGGCCGTGGCCACGGAGTACATCGAGAACGACGCCCCCGCCGCCAGACCGACGTACCGCGTCTATTACCCGACGCAGGACGGCATGGCGGCCACGCTCGCTCGCATCGTCACGAATTTTCAGCTCAGGCGAGCGTTCGCGGATCTGTCGCGCGACGTCGGCTATGTGATGCGCGCCTTCGAGGATGCCTTCGGCGCCGACTTCGAACCCGCGCCGAATTTCCAGATTCACGTGCTCTCGTCGCTGTTCTTCCGCAACAAGGCGGCGTACATCGTCGGGCGCATCGTGAACGGCGACACGACCACGCCGCTCGCCATCTCGATCATGCACGACGCGAACGGCCAGCTCGCACTCGACGCCGCACTGCTTCGCCGCGATCAGTTGCGCGTGATCTTCAGTTTCACGCATGCGTATTTCATGGTCGACATGGAGGTGCCGTCGGCTTACGTGCACTTCCTGCGCACGATCATGCCGGGCAAGCCGAAGGCGGAGATCTACACGTCCGTCGGCCTGCAAAAGCACGGCAAGAATCTGTTCTATCGCGATTTTCTGCATCACCTGAAGCACTCGAGCGACAAGTTCGTGCTGGCCCCGGGCATTCCCGGGCTGGTGATGCTGGTGTTCACCCTGCCCTCGTATCCGTACGTCTTCAAGCTGATTCGCGAGCGCTTCGCACCGCCCAAGGAGACGACGCGCGAACAGGTGAAGGCCAAGTACCTGATGGTCAAGCAGCATGATCGTGTGGGCCGGATGGCCGATACGCTGGAATTCTCCAGCGTGGCCTTCCCGCTCTCGCGCTTCGACGACGCCCTGCTCGCCCAGTTGCGCGCCGAAGTGCCCTCGCTGCTGGAAGTCGATGGCGACGCCCTCGTGATCCGCCACTGCTATATCGAACGCCGCATGACGCCGCTCAACCTGTGGCTGCAGACGGCCACGGATGCGCAGGTCGAGCACGCCATGCGCGAATACGGCAACGCGGTGAAGGAGTTGTTGGCGGCGAACATCTTCCCGGGCGACATGCTCTATAAGAATTTCGGTGTGACGCGCCATGGCCGCGTGGTCTTCTACGATTACGACGAACTGGAATATCTGACGGATTGCCACATCCGGAAGGTGCCGGAACCCCGTAACGAAGAAGAGGCGATGTCGGGGGAAGTCTGGTACCGTGTAGGCCCGCGCGACGTGTTTCCACAGACGTTCGAGACGTTCCTGACGGGAGACGCGCGCGTGCGGCGCTATCTGAGCCAGCATCATCCGGATTTCTTCGATCCGGGCCTGTGGCAGAACTACCAGGACCGGGTGCGAGCCGGACAGATGCACGACTTCTATCCGTACGATGTCTCGCTTCGATTCGTCAACCGCTACGGCGCCGGGCACGGCGCCACGGCCGCCATGGACGCCACGCCACCGCGCGCGGCGGCGGCCTGA
- a CDS encoding isovaleryl-CoA dehydrogenase, with the protein MTMLPGLNFMLGEDLDMLRESVANFAAKEIAPRAAEVDRTDQFPMDLWRKMGELGVLGMTVSEEYGGANMGYLAHMIAMEEISRASASVGLSYGAHSNLCVNQIHRNGTAAQKVKYLPKLVSGEHVGALAMSEPNAGSDVVSMKLRAEKRGDRYVLNGTKMWITNGPDCDTLVVYGKTDLEAGARGMTAFIVEKGMKGFSVAQKLDKLGMRGSHTGELVFENVEVPEDNVLGQVGGGVKVLMSGLDYERAVLAGGPLGIMQAAMDVVVPYIHDRKQFGQSIGEFQLIQGKVADMYTILQASRAYLYAVGRQLDSLGSDHVRQVRKDCAGVILYTAEKATWMAGEAIQILGGNGYINEYPVGRLWRDAKLYEIGAGTSEIRRMLIGRELFAETM; encoded by the coding sequence ATGACTATGCTGCCCGGCCTCAACTTCATGCTCGGCGAAGACCTCGACATGCTGCGTGAATCGGTGGCGAACTTCGCCGCCAAGGAAATCGCCCCGCGCGCCGCCGAAGTGGATCGCACCGACCAGTTCCCGATGGACCTCTGGCGCAAGATGGGCGAGCTCGGCGTGCTCGGCATGACGGTCTCGGAAGAGTACGGCGGCGCGAATATGGGCTACCTCGCGCACATGATCGCGATGGAGGAAATCTCGCGCGCCTCGGCGTCGGTCGGCCTGTCCTACGGCGCTCACTCGAACCTGTGCGTGAACCAGATTCACCGCAACGGCACGGCCGCGCAAAAGGTGAAGTATCTGCCGAAGCTGGTTTCGGGCGAACACGTCGGCGCACTCGCGATGAGCGAGCCGAACGCGGGCTCGGACGTGGTCAGCATGAAGCTGCGCGCGGAGAAGCGCGGCGACCGCTATGTGCTCAACGGCACGAAGATGTGGATCACGAACGGCCCGGACTGCGACACGCTGGTAGTCTACGGCAAGACGGATCTGGAAGCGGGCGCGCGCGGCATGACGGCGTTCATCGTGGAAAAGGGCATGAAGGGCTTCTCGGTCGCGCAGAAGCTCGACAAGCTCGGCATGCGCGGCTCGCACACGGGTGAACTGGTGTTCGAGAACGTGGAAGTGCCGGAAGATAATGTGCTCGGCCAGGTCGGCGGCGGCGTGAAGGTGCTCATGAGCGGTCTGGACTACGAGCGCGCCGTGCTCGCCGGCGGCCCGCTCGGCATCATGCAGGCCGCCATGGACGTGGTGGTGCCGTATATCCACGACCGTAAGCAGTTCGGCCAGTCGATCGGCGAGTTCCAGCTCATCCAGGGCAAGGTGGCGGACATGTACACGATCCTGCAGGCAAGCCGCGCCTATCTGTACGCGGTGGGCCGTCAGCTCGATTCGCTCGGCAGCGATCACGTGCGTCAGGTGCGCAAGGACTGCGCCGGCGTGATTCTCTACACGGCGGAAAAGGCCACGTGGATGGCCGGCGAAGCGATCCAGATCCTGGGCGGCAATGGCTATATCAACGAGTATCCGGTCGGTCGCCTGTGGCGCGACGCGAAGCTCTACGAGATCGGCGCCGGCACCTCGGAAATCCGCCGCATGCTGATCGGCCGCGAACTGTTCGCGGAAACGATGTAA